CCGAATACATGGTGGAGCCGCTACTATGAATACGAGTGGGCAAAGCAGTTTCCGGAGCCGGACGACGTCGTGCTCGACGCCGCGAGCGGTGTCGACCATCCGTTCAAATTTTATTTGACGACCGTCGCGCGCGAAGTCCACGCCTGCGATATCGATCCCCGCATCATGACGCCGGAGCGGGTTGTGGAAGCGATCCGGAGAAGCTGGTTCGGACCGGAGGCCGCCGACATCGTACAGGCGAAGTATATTGGGAACGTTCATCTGAAGTGGGGAAATTTGGCCAACCTGCCTTACGGAGACCGGACGTTCGATAAAGTGTTCTGCATTTCCGTGCTGGAGGAAATGCCGGAGCGGGACCGGAAGGCGGCCTTCGTCGAGTTTGGCCGTGTCTTGAAGGACGGCGGCTTGATTGTCCTGACCTTCGACTATCCGAATATCGACCTGAAGCAGCTCTGCCGCGACGTCGCCGCAGCCGGCCTGGAACTCGCCGGGAACGCCGATTTCGAGAAACCGGCGAACGCGATTTATACGGAGATGTGGGGCGGATTGCATTGTTTCCGGTGCGTGCTTCGGAAGAGGGAGCCGGCCTGACCGCGAAGCGAACAACATGAAAGCCCTTGGCCGCGCTCCTTTTCGAAGCGGGTCAAGGGCTCTCTTTTCGCGAGCGGCGTTCGCAAACGGCGCTTAAGTCTGCGATTTCTGGAAGGACGGGTCTTCGAACGGATGCGCGATCCAGCCTTCCGTCTCGATGAACAGGCGCACCGCCACGATCTGCCGGTTGTCCATCAGCGTGAAGAAATGGGGCTTGTTTTCCGGAACCGAGATGACGTCGCCGGCTTCGAGCTCGACATCGAAATAGCCGACGTCGTCCGTTCCTTTAATGATAAAAATGCCTTTGCCGGCCGTAATGGCGCGCACTTCGTCCTCGGTATGCGTATGCACCTGTTCGAATTTTTTCAGCAGCTCCTCCAGATTCGGCGTGGCGTCGGACAGGGCGATGATGTCCCAGGTGCGGTAGCCCCGGCGATCGGCGAGATCGCGGATTTCCCCGTCAAACGTCGACAAGATTTGCTGCTTCTCTTCGTCGTTCAGCACGAATTTTTCGCGTAGCGCCGCAGGCAGCTTCTCCGGATTCCAATGCTCGTACAGCACTTCCTGCTTTTCCAAAAAATCGCGGACGTTTTGTTCGCCCGTTATGCGTTCGTCCGTCTTGCGGATTCGAATCTCTGCCATTTTTGCACGATCCCTCGTTTCCGATAAGTTCATCTTAAAATTCCGATAAAACCACTATATAATAAATCGGTTAGGCTGTCGATATTAGAACCTTTTCACGTTCTCCCGATTCTGGTACACTAAGGGTTAACGATTTTTGAGCCGGGTACGGGCCCGATGACCGGGTCTTGTATCAGCTGCAACGGGAAGGAAGTACGCGCTACGATGAAACCGACATTACAGGAATTGATGAAAGAACGCATTCTCATACTGGACGGCGCCATGGGTACGATGATCCAGCGGGAAAACCTCGGCCCGGACGATTTTGGCGGCGAAGCGCTGGAGGGCTGTAACGAAATGCTCGTCCTGACGCGTCCCGATATCATCCGCGGCATCCATGAGGCCTATTTCGCGGCCGGCGCGGACATCGTCGAAACGAATACGTTCGGCGCGACGAGCGTCGTGCTGGCCGAATACGACATCCCCGAGAAAGCGCGGGAGATCAACCTGGCGGCGGCGGCCCTCGCCTGCGAAGCGGCGCAGAAGCACTCGACGCCGGAGCGCCCGCGCTATGTCGCCGGTGCGATGGGGCCGACCACGAAGACGCTCTCCGTCACGGGCGGCGTCACCTTCGACGGGCTGGTAGACAGCTACTGCGAGCAGGCGGCCGCTCTGATCGAAGGCGGCGTCGATGCGCTGCTGCTGGAGACGTCGCAGGATACGCTGAACGTCAAAGCCGGGAGCATCGGCATCCGCAAGGCGTTCGAGCTGACCGGCCGGAAGCTGCCGGTCATGATATCGGGCACGATTGAGCCGATGGGGACGACGCTCGCAGGGCAAAGCATCGAATCGTTCTATATTTCGCTCGAGCATTTGGAGCCGGTCTCGGTCGGCCTGAACTGCGCAACGGGACCGGAATTCATGCGCGATCATATTCGTTCGCTCGCCGGCATTTCCCGCGCGGCGATCAGCTGCTACCCGAACGCCGGCCTGCCGGACGAGAACGGCAACTACCACGAATCGCCATCGTCGCTCGCGGCCAAAATCGCGGCGTTCGCCGAAAGAGGCTGGCTCAATATTGCCGGCGGCTGCTGCGGCACGACGCCCGACCATATCCGCGCCATCGCGGAGACGCTGAAGACGTTTGCGCCGCGGACGCAGTCGGGCGACCACCCGCCGGCCGTCTCGGGCATCGAGACGGTCTACATCGAAAGCGCGAACCGGCCGTACATGGTCGGCGAACGGACGAACGTGCTCGGCTCGCGCAAATTCAAACGGCTCATCGCCGAGGGCAAATACGAGGAAGCGGCCGAAATCGCCCGCGCCCAGGTGAAGAACGGGGCGCATGTCATCGACGTCTGCCTGCAGGATCCGGACCGCGACGAAGCGGAGGACATGATGCGGTTCCTCGAGCTTGTCGTGAAGAAGGTGAAGGTGCCGCTCGTTATCGACACGACCGATCCGAAGGTGCTCGATCTGTCGCTGAAATATTCGCAGGGCAAGGCGATTATCAACTCGATCAACCTCGAGGACGGGGAAGAGAAATTCGAGAAGGTCGTGCCTCTCATTCATAAATACGGCGCGGCCTCCGTCGTCGGCACGATCGACGAGCGCGGCCAGGCCATCACGCGGGAAGACAAGCTCGAAGTGGCGAAACGCTCGCATGACCTGCTCGTGAACAAATACGGGATGAACGCGGAGGATATTATTTTCGACCCGCTCGTCTTCCCCGTCGGCACCGGCGATGAGCAGTATATCGGCTCGGCGAAGGAAACGATCGAAGGGATCCGCCTGATCAAAGGAGCACTGCCGAAGTGCCAGACGATTCTCGGGATCAGCAACGTATCGTTCGGCCTGCCGGAAGCGGGCCGCGAGGTGCTGAACTCCGTGTTCCTGTACGAGTGCACGAAAGCCGGGCTTGACTATGCGATCGTCAACACCGAGAAGCTCGAGCGGTACGCCTCCATTCAGGAGGAGGAACGCCGGCTCGCCGAAGAGCTGATCTACAACACGAACGACGAGACGCTCGCCGCATTCGTGGCCGCTTTCCGCGACAAGAAAACGGCGAAGAAAGAGAAAACGTCGAATTTGACGCTTGAGGAGCGGCTCGCCTCCTACGTGGTCGAAGGCACGAAGGAAGGGCTGATTCCGGATCTCGAGGAGGCGCTGAAGAAATATACGCCGCTTGAGACGATCAACGGGCCGCTGATGCGCGGGATGGAAGAGGTCGGCCGCCTGTTTAACAACAACGAGCTGATCGTCGCCGAGGTGCTGCAGAGCGCTGAGGTGATGAAAGCGTCGGTCGCCTATCTCGAGCAATTTATGGAGAAGAACGAGACGTCCGTCAAGGGTAAGATCATCTTGGCGACCGTTAAAGGCGACGTGCACGACATCGGGAAAAATCTCGTCGAAATTATTTTGTCCAACAACGGCTACCGGATTGTCAACCTCGGCATTAAAGTGCCGCCTGAGCAGCTGATCGAAGCGTACCGGAACGAAAAAGCCGACGCCATCGGCCTCTCCGGCCTGCTCGTCAAATCGGCCCAGCAGATGGTCGTGACGGCGCAGGATTTGCGCAACGCCGGCATCGATGCGCCGATTCTGGTAGGCGGCGCGGCGCTGACGCGCAAATTTACGAAAACGCGGATCAGCCCGGAATACGACGGCCTCGTCCTGTACGCGAAGGATGCGATGGACGGGCTGGATATCGCCAATAAGCTGATGGACCCCAAGCACCGGCGCACGTACGAAGAGGAGCATGATGCGCTGGTAGCGTCCGGTTATGGAATCGAGGAAGAGAAGAAGCCGCTGCCGGAGCCGAGCCGGGCCGTGCGGTCGAACATTTCGCCGGATGCGCCGGTTTTCATGCCGCCGGATCTGGAGCGCCACGTGCTTCGCGACGTGCCGATCCCGCAAATCGTGCCGTACGTCAACATGCAGATGCTGCTCGGCCATCATCTCGGGCTGAAGGGCAGCGTCGAGCAGCAGCTGGCCGACCGGAACGAAAAGGCGGTCTCGCTGAAGGAAACGGTTGACGGCATTTTGGAGGAAGCGGTATCGAAAGGCATTTTGCACGCGCACGGGATGTACCGGTTTTTCCCTGCGCAATCGTCGGGCAACGATATCATCGTTTACGACCCGAAGGAACCCGGCAGGGAAATCAAACGGTTTACGTTCCCGCGCCAGCAGGTGGAGCCGTATTTGTGCCTGGCCGATTTTCTGAAACCGGTGGACGGCGGCGTCATGGACTACGTCGGCTTCCTCGTCGTGACGGCGGGACAGGGCGTCCGTGAGCTGGCTTCCGAATGGAAGGACAAAGGCGATTATTTGCGTTCCCATGCGCTGCAGGCCGTCGCGCTCGAGGTCGCCGAAGGACTGGCGGAGCGCGTGCATCATATGATGCGCGACCAGTGGGGCTTCCCGGATCCGCTCGACATGACGATGAAGCAGCGTCATGGCGCCCGTTACCAGGGCATCCGCGTTTCGTTCGGCTACCCGGCCTGCCCGAACCTCGAGGATCAGGAGCCGTTGTTCGATCTGATGAAGCCGGAGGATATCGGCGTGCAGCTGACCGAAGGCTTTATGATGGAGCCGGAGGCGTCCGTTTCGGCGATGGTGTTCGCCCATCCGGAAGCGCAATATTTCAATGTCGAGAAAAGCTGATCCGGCAGAGCAGGAGCCGCCGGACGGCATCCTTTGATTGGGCATACCCTCGGCGGCGGGAAGCTGTATTACGTTTCCGCTTCGGAGGGTATTGCTATAGAGACGAGCGCCGCAAGCACGAAGCATCGCCGGAGGCGGCGCGTTATCGGGAGGGATAGTGGTCATGCGGGTGATGTTTCTGGGCACGAGCGCGGGAAGGCCGACGAAAGCCCGCAACGTGACGTCGATCGCGCTGCTTCTGCCGGAGCGCGCGGGCGCTTTCTGGCTGTTCGACGCCGGGGAGGGCACGCAGCACCGGCTGCTGGAAACGCGGCTGAAGCTGAACAAGCTGGAGCGCGTTTTTATTACGCACCTGCACGGCGATCATGTTTACGGGCTGCCCGGCCTGCTGAGCAGCCGGTCGTATTTCGAAGGCGCCGGGCCGCTCCAGGTATTCGGTCCTGCCGGGCTCAAAGCTTATATCGAGCATGCGTTCAAAATGACCGGCGCCCGGCTCGAATATGAGCTCGATATCCGGGAAACGGCGCCCGGACGGCTTTGGCAGGACGAGTCGTTCGCCGTGGATGCCGCCGAGCTTCAGCATCGTCTGCCGTGCTTCGGCTACCGGATCGAGGAAGCGGCGAAGCCAGGCCGGCTCGATACGGAGCGGCTGGCGCGGATCGGCCTCCCGCCCGGTCCGCTCTACGGAAGGTTGAAGCGCGGTGAAGATGTCGTCCTGCCGGGCGGGGAACCGGTACGCGCCGCGGAGGTGGTCGGCCCGCCCATGCCGGGCAGGATCGTCACGATTTTGGGCGATACACGCCCTTGCGACAATGCAGTCGTTCTGGCGAAGGGCGCCCATCTGCTCGTTCACGAGGCGACGTTTGCCGCGGGAATGGAGGAGAAGGCGGCGGCCTACGGACATTCGACGATCGCCCAGGCGGCGGAAACCGCCGCCAAAGCCGGAGCCTGCCGGCTCGCCGTCACGCATTTCAGCTCGCGCTTCAGCCCGGAGGCGGTGGATGAAATGGTCGGCAGCGTGCAGGACGTGTTCCCGAATACCGTTCCGGCGGAGGACTTTTTGGAGCTCGAGGTCGGACGGCCCGAATAACCGGTTTTGTCCGCACGACTGGCGGCCGGTTTTCGAAAGCTTCGCCGCACCGCCCAATCGTAAATAAGCGCCGCGCTGCGCAATGCAGACGGCGCTTTTTCGCTGTCCGGGACCTGCGGGAGGTCAGTCTTCCTGGCGGCTTTGAAACTTCGCCTCGTCCTTGATTTCCGCTTTCATGTCCTCCATCGATTGTTGGCGTTGCTCGTTCTTCGCTTCGACGTCCCGCTTTTCCTTCGGAGAAATTTCTTCGGCATGCTCGTCCAAATAGTGCTGCGCCTCATGCAAATTTTCTTCCGTGTTGTGGACCGCCTGCTGCAGGTGTTCGACGTTATCGGCGCGGTCATCCGGTTTTGCCACGATTGCTCGCCTCCTTGGAAAGATTTTTCGGGTCCCTGATCTGGCCCGCTTTAGGTTGCGCCCGTGCGAAAAACCCTATTCACCGGACAGCCGGGGCCGCGAACGCCCGCGAGCGTCGTTACAAAAACACGCACCGCGGCCGAAAGCCGTGCCGGAACGGACGGAACCGGACCGGGGCTTTTTTAATTCGACATTGACGTATATAATAGGGGGAACAACCGTTCTAGCCATGGAGGGATGTCTGACGTGTTCGGTAAGAGGACGCTTCCCGAATTGATTCGTGAAATGCGGGGCAACGAACATATTATCAACTGGCACGAATTGGAGCCGCAGGACGCGAAAACAAGGGAAATGCCGGAAAGCATAGACCCCCGAATAAAAGCGGCGCTCGGCAATAGAGGGATCGACCGGCTGTACACGCACCAGTATACCGCTTACGAAACGGTGCGCAGGAACGAAAACATCGTCGCCGTCACCCCGACCGCTTCGGGAAAAACGCTTTGCTATAACCTTCCCGTGCTTCAGGCGGTCGCGGAAGACGACGGCAGCCGCGCGCTGTACCTGTTCCCGACGAAAGCGCTGGCGCAGGATCAAAAAAGCGAATTGAACGAAATCATCGCCGAGATGGGCATCGATATTAAAAGCTTTACATACGACGGCGACACGTCGCCGGCCGTCCGCCAGCTGGTCCGGACCGTCGGGCATATCGTGATCACGAACCCGGACATGCTGCATGCGGCCATTCTTCCGCATCATACGAAATGGGTCAGCCTGTTCAGCAACCTGAAATACGTCGTTGTCGACGAACTGCATACATACCGGGGCGTATTCGGGAGCCATGTCGCGAACGTCATCCGCAGGCTGAAACGAATCTGCGCCTTCTACGGCAGCAGCCCGATCTTTATTTGCACGTCCGCTACGATTGCGAATCCGAAGGAGCTGGCCGAGCAGCTGACGGGCAGCCCGATGCGCCTCATCGACGATAACGGGGCGCCAAGGGGGCGTAAGCATTTCGTTTTCTATAATCCCCCCATCGTGAATAAACCCTTGAACATCCGCAAAAGCGCAACGGCGGAGGTCAACGACCTGGCGCGGCAATTTTTGGCCAATAAAATCCAGACGATCGTGTTCGCCCGAAGCCGGGTCCGGGTCGAAATCATTTTAAGTCATTTGCAGGAACTGGTGAAAAAAGAAATCGGAGCGAAATCGCTAAGAGGATACCGGGGCGGTTATTTGCCGAACCAGCGGCGGGAAATCGAGAAGGGATTACGTAACGGCGATATTTTGGGCGTCGTCAGTACGAACGCCCTGGAGCTGGGAGTGGACATCGGGCAGCTCCAGGTATGTATCATGACGGGCTATCCCGGCAGTGTGGCAAGCGCTTGGCAGCAGGCGGGGCGGGCCGGAAGACGGCATGGGGAATCGCTGGTGCTGATGGTAGCCGGCAATACCCCGATCGATCAGTACATCGTCCAGAACCCCGAATATTTTTTCGACCGGTCCCCGGAATCGGCGCGAATCAACCCGGAGAACCTGATGATCCTTGTTGATCATTTGCGCTGCGCCGTTTACGAGCTTCCTTTTAAAAAGGACGAATCGTTCGGACCGCTGGAGATAACCGATATTCTGGAGTACCTTGTCGAGGAAAAAGTGCTGCATGCCGCGGGAAATACGTATTACTGGGCGAATCAGTCGTTTCCCGCCAGCGAAGTCAGCCTCCGCTCGGCTGCGCAGGAGAACGTCGTCATCGTGGACCAGTCGGATGTGGCGAACGTGAAGATCATCGGGGAAATGGACCGGTTCAGCGCGATGACGCTGCTGCACGACGAAGCGATCTATTTGCACGAGGGCGTGCAGTATCAGGTCGAAAAGCTGGACTGGGACCATAAGAAGGCTTACGTGCGGGAAGTCAGGGTCGAATATTACACGGACGCCAACCTGGCGGTGAAGCTTAAGGTACTGAACATCGACCGGACGGACAACCGGCGCGGCACCTCGATTCATTTCGGTGACGTCGTCGTGAATGCGATGCCGACGTTATTCAAAAAAATCAAACTGACCACGTTTGAAAATATCGGATACGGGCCGATCAGCCTGCCCGAAGAGGAGCTGCACACAAGCGCCGCTTGGGTCGAGCTGAAGGAGGCGGTGCCGGACATCGGCACGAAAACGCTGGAGCAGCTGCTGCTCGGCATCGCCAACGTTTTCCGGCATATCGTGCCCATACACGTGATGTGCGACAGAAGCGACATCCACGTCGTGTCGCAAATCCGCGCCGAGCATACCCAGCTTCCGACGATCTTCATTTACGATCATTATCCCGGCGGAATCGGATTGGCCGACGACGTCTACAAGCGTTTCGACGAAATTAAAGCGGCCGCGCGGAATCTAATCCGAAGATGTCCCTGCGAAGACGGATGCCCTTCCTGCATCGGCACGGAAATCGAAGGCTCGAACGCCAAGCAAAAAAGCATCGAATTGTTGGGGGTACTATGAATAGGTATCGTTACGTGTTAATCGGCCCGGCAACGGCCTTGATGCCATGGCTGCGGAAGCCGCGTGCCGGCGGCTGCTCGGAAGCGGGAGCGACCGTATGAGCGGGGGGCTGCGCGAAAAGCTGCTGCGCCTGCGCGGCGCCGCTGGGCAGGCCGGCGGGACGCCGGAAGCCGGCAGCTCGGACGGCGACGGTCGGGACGGCCGGCAGCAAGCGCCGGAGTACGGCTCTGCGGACGGCGCCGGACCGGGCGGCCGCAGCGCTGCGCCGGCCGCAAGCCGGCTCCCTCACGGGGCGGCGGAGCCTGCCGCCGAGGGCCGTGCGGCTGCGGGCCTGCCGGCGTCGCCCGGCGGCCGCGCGGCAGAGACGCCTGCAGGCGCCGCGGACGGCGAAGCTGCGACGCTGCCGCCGGAATGGGCGCCGCTCGGCGTCCGCGCGGCGCGCTCCGCCGAAGGCGATTTTCTGCTGCGCGTGGTGCGCTGCCCGCTGACGCAGCGGCACGGCATCCACCGCCTGTCGGAGCTGACGCTTGCGGCGGCCGGCCTTGCGGCGTTTAACGGCCGGCCGGCTCCGGCTGCCCGGGCAGGGCGAGGGCGGCAGGGCGGAGCGGCGACGGGGCGATCCGGCACCGAAGCGGCGGTGGAGGCGGAGAAGCTGCTGTTTCTCGACCTGGAGACGACAGGGCTCGGCGTCGGCGCGGGCAACATTCCGTTCATGGTCGGCATCGCTTATAGCGACGGAGCGGGATCGTTCGTCATTGAGCAAATGCTCATCCGCCACCCGGCGGAGGAGCGGGCGATGCTCGCCTACCTGCAGGATAAGCTGCCTGCCTTTACGCATCTGGTGACGTATAACGGACGCACGTTCGATTGGCCGGTCGTCCAAAGCCGAATGATCATGAACGGCTTTCGCAGCTTTTCCTGGGATTTCGTCCATATCGACCTGCTGCATCCGTCGCGGAGCATCTGGCGCAACACGCTCGCCTCGTGCAAGCTGAGCCGCGTCGAGGAAGAGCGGCTCGGCATCGAGCGCGAGGACGACGTTCCCGGCTCGCTGGCGCCTGCGATCTATTTTCAGTTTCTAGCCGACGGGAATCCGCTGCCGCTTCTGGGCGTATTTCGCCACAACGAGACGGATATGCTGTCGCTTGCCACCCTCGCCATCCGATTCGGCCATTTGCTAAGCGAACGGCTCGATCTGGCGCTGCCGCACGAGCCGGAGGCGGAGGAGCTTCTGCGCACCGGGCTATGGCTCGAGAAAATGGGCGCGGCGGGCGCCGCCGAAACGCTGTTCGCGAAAGTCGAAGCCGACGAGAAGGCCGCCGCGCCTCTCCTGTGCGCGCTCGCGGAACGGGACAAGAAATGTGGAAATTGGCCGCGGGCTGTGGTATTGTGGCAGAAGGCTGTGCGAGCCGCGGAGCGAAGCTCCCTGCCGGGATGGGAAGCGCATATCGAGCTTGCCAAATATCATGAGCATAGGACCAGGCGGTTCGACCTGGCGCTGGCGTTTGCCGAAGAAGCGCTGGAGCACGCGCAGCGCCGTTATTCCGGCATGCGCACGGACGCCAAGCGGCGCAGTGAGCTCGACGGCATCCGCAAGCGTATCGACCGGCTGAGGGCGAAAACGGGGAGGAAATCCGGATGACCATACGAGAATTGAGATGGGCCGTAATCGGCTTTGGAAATATAGCGAAAACGCATATGACGGCGCTTCGCGCGCTGCCGGTCATCAAGAAAACGCCGATCGTTCCGGTGCTGGACACTTTGGTGACGCGCAGTCCGGAGAAGCATGCCGCACAGGCGGAAGCGATCGGGTTCCGGAGGGTCGTGCATGAGGCTGCCGAGGCGGCTGCGGACGAGCGGGTCGACGCTTTCGACGTCTGCACGCCGAACGCGAACCATTTCGCCGACGTTTCGCAAGCGCTGCAGGGAGGCAAAGCGGTGTATTGCGAAAAACCGGTGACCGAATCGTACGCCCGGTCGAAGGAGCTGGCCGATAAGCTGGAGAGCCGGCCGGAAACGCTGCAGCAGCTTGCGTTTACGTTCCGCTACCATCCGGCGGCGATGCGCATCAGGAAGTATGTGCAGGAAGGCATTGTCGGGGACGTGCTGCAGTGTAAAATTTCGTACCGGCGCTCGGGCTACCTGAACCCGGAGCGTCCGGTCAGCTGGCGGCTGCAGAGCGGCATGTCGGGCGGCGGCGCGATCAGCGACCTCGGCGTCCACGCGCTCGATCTGCTCCGCTATTGGTTCGGCGAGCTTGCCGACGTGCGGGGGCGGACGCACACTTACGTGAAGCGCCGCCCGCATGCGGACTCCGGCGAGGTTGTCGACGTCGACGTCGACGACTGGGCGATGATGCAGTTCGTCACCGCAAGCGGAGTCGTCGGGACGGCGGAGGTTTCGCGCATCGCGCTTGGGTCGGACGCGTTCGACATCCAGATTGTCGGAACGAAGGGCTCCATCACGTGCGACCTGGAACGGAGCGCTTTTCCGGCCGTACATCTGCTGAAGGGCGGAACGCCCGCGCTGCCTTCGCCGGAAAGCCTGGAACTGCTTCCGGACGAGAAAACGACGATGGGCTTTGCGGTCGATACGCATTTCGGCGCGCTTCATCATTTTCTCCTCCGCTTCGCGGGCGAGGACCGCTTCAGCGGACTTGCGCCGTCGATCGCGGACGGCGTGCAGGCGGAATATTGGGTCGACCGCGTGCTGCAGGAAAACAGGGAGTGGGCGTAATGTCACGAAGCCTTCACGCAAAATCGCCGCTGCGCGGCCTTCTGATCGATTTGGACGGGACGCTATACCACGGAAGCCGGATGATCGACGGGGCGGATCGGCTGATCCGTTACCTGCGCGGGCGGGGGCTGCCTTATTTGTTCGTCACGAACAATTCGTCGGCGACCCCGGAGACGGTGGCGGAACGCCTGAACGAAATGGGCATTCCGGCCGTGCCGCAGGAGGTGTGCACGTCCGCCCAGGCGGCCGCCCGCTATGCGGCGCGGCGCAAACCGGGCGGCGGCGCCTATGTCGTCGGCGAATCGGGACTTTGCCGGGCGCTGGAAGAAGCGGGGCTCCGGCTCGCGGAACCGGACGGCGAAATGCCCGATTTCGTCATCCAGGGCATCGACCGGTTCATGACCTATGAGAAGCTGGCGCATGCCGTCCGGTTCATTCGCGCCGGCGCGGAATTCGTGCTGACGAATCCGGACGTGCTGCTGCCTTCGGAGGGCGGCCTGATGCCGGGGGCCGGTTCGATCGGCGCCCTGCTGCAGACGGCAAGCGGCGTCAAGCCGACGGTAATCGGCAAGCCGTCGGCGATCCTGATGAGCTATGCGCTGGAACGGCTGGCACTCGGCGCTTCCGAGACGTGGGTTGTCGGGGACAATCCCGCGACCGACATAGCGGCCGCGGCTGCGGCAGGATGCCCTTCCGCGCTGGTGCTGACAGGGCTGGCGCGACGGGACAGCTTCCGGCAGCTGCTGGAGAAAGCGAACTGCGAAGCCGACGAAATCTTCGACGATTTGCATACATTGCTTGCGTACATAAAGGACAAGATGGAACTACACGCGTAACCTTAGGACAGGAAGGAAGATTTCGGATGCCGGAATGGCCGGAAATGGAAAACTATCGTGAGCAGCTGGCCGCTAAAATCGCCGGACAGCCGATTATCGGCGCGGAAGTCTCACGGGAAAAATCGATCAATATGGACAAAGAGACGTTCATCCGCGAGCTGGCGGGGCGGACCGTATGGTTCGTCGAACGGCGCGGCAAAATGCTCGTCTTTCATCTGGACAACGGCAAGCGGCTGGTGCTGCACCTGATGCTCGGCGGTATGATCCGGTTCGGCGGCGAAGAGGATTTGCCCGGCCGCTCCGTTCAGGTGGCCATCTCGTTTCCGAACGGAACACTGAGCTTTATCGGGCTGCGTCTCGGCTATCTCCATCTGCTGACGGCAAAAGAGGTTGCCGGGAAATTTTCGGAGCTCGGGCCCGATCCGTTCGATGTCCGGCTGACGCCGGTGAGATTCAGGGAGCGGTTCCGCGGCAAAAGGGGCTCTTTGAAAAGCGCGCTCGTCGACCAGCACGTGCTGGCGGGCATCGGAAACTGCTACGCCGACGAGATCGCGTTCGACGCCGAGGTGCGGCCGGACGCGCGGCTGCAGGACCTGGAGCCGGAGACGTGGGACCGCCTATACGGCTCGATGCGGAAGGTGCTCCGCGAAGCGGCATCTTACGGCGGTTATATGGAAATGCCGCTGTCGTCCGAGGATACGCGGACAGGCGGCTACAACGAACGCTGCCGCGTCTACGACAGGGGCGGCGAGCCCTGCCCCCGCTGCGGCGCCGCGATCGAGCAGGGGGAAATCGGCGGGCGCAAATTTTTCAGCTGCCGCTCCTGCCAGCGGGACAGGTAAGCCGATGATGAGACTCGGCTGCCACGTCAGCACCCGCGGCGGTTACGCGGAGTCGGCGCGGAGAACCGCCGCGCTCGGCGCGCAGGCGTTTCAATATTTTCCGAAAAATCCGCGGAGTCTCGCCCTCAAATCGTTCGATGCGGCCGACGCCCGGCGGTGCGCGGATTTCTGCCGCGAGCGGGGCATCGTGTCGATTGCGCATGCGCCGTATCCGACGAATATCGCCGCTGAAGATGCCGAGCACCGCGCCAAGACGGCGCTGTCGCTGCTGAACGATCTCGAAATCGCGGAATCGTGCGGATCGCTTGGGGTTGTCGTTCATTTCGGCGTATATAAAGGGCCCGACCCGCTCGAGGGCTACCGCAACGCGGTAACGACGCTGA
This genomic window from Paenibacillus humicola contains:
- a CDS encoding class I SAM-dependent methyltransferase, with amino-acid sequence MENKLDSRFFVDTDPKTDEIVFKLPNTWWSRYYEYEWAKQFPEPDDVVLDAASGVDHPFKFYLTTVAREVHACDIDPRIMTPERVVEAIRRSWFGPEAADIVQAKYIGNVHLKWGNLANLPYGDRTFDKVFCISVLEEMPERDRKAAFVEFGRVLKDGGLIVLTFDYPNIDLKQLCRDVAAAGLELAGNADFEKPANAIYTEMWGGLHCFRCVLRKREPA
- a CDS encoding 1,2-dihydroxy-3-keto-5-methylthiopentene dioxygenase, whose translation is MAEIRIRKTDERITGEQNVRDFLEKQEVLYEHWNPEKLPAALREKFVLNDEEKQQILSTFDGEIRDLADRRGYRTWDIIALSDATPNLEELLKKFEQVHTHTEDEVRAITAGKGIFIIKGTDDVGYFDVELEAGDVISVPENKPHFFTLMDNRQIVAVRLFIETEGWIAHPFEDPSFQKSQT
- the metH gene encoding methionine synthase; translated protein: MKPTLQELMKERILILDGAMGTMIQRENLGPDDFGGEALEGCNEMLVLTRPDIIRGIHEAYFAAGADIVETNTFGATSVVLAEYDIPEKAREINLAAAALACEAAQKHSTPERPRYVAGAMGPTTKTLSVTGGVTFDGLVDSYCEQAAALIEGGVDALLLETSQDTLNVKAGSIGIRKAFELTGRKLPVMISGTIEPMGTTLAGQSIESFYISLEHLEPVSVGLNCATGPEFMRDHIRSLAGISRAAISCYPNAGLPDENGNYHESPSSLAAKIAAFAERGWLNIAGGCCGTTPDHIRAIAETLKTFAPRTQSGDHPPAVSGIETVYIESANRPYMVGERTNVLGSRKFKRLIAEGKYEEAAEIARAQVKNGAHVIDVCLQDPDRDEAEDMMRFLELVVKKVKVPLVIDTTDPKVLDLSLKYSQGKAIINSINLEDGEEKFEKVVPLIHKYGAASVVGTIDERGQAITREDKLEVAKRSHDLLVNKYGMNAEDIIFDPLVFPVGTGDEQYIGSAKETIEGIRLIKGALPKCQTILGISNVSFGLPEAGREVLNSVFLYECTKAGLDYAIVNTEKLERYASIQEEERRLAEELIYNTNDETLAAFVAAFRDKKTAKKEKTSNLTLEERLASYVVEGTKEGLIPDLEEALKKYTPLETINGPLMRGMEEVGRLFNNNELIVAEVLQSAEVMKASVAYLEQFMEKNETSVKGKIILATVKGDVHDIGKNLVEIILSNNGYRIVNLGIKVPPEQLIEAYRNEKADAIGLSGLLVKSAQQMVVTAQDLRNAGIDAPILVGGAALTRKFTKTRISPEYDGLVLYAKDAMDGLDIANKLMDPKHRRTYEEEHDALVASGYGIEEEKKPLPEPSRAVRSNISPDAPVFMPPDLERHVLRDVPIPQIVPYVNMQMLLGHHLGLKGSVEQQLADRNEKAVSLKETVDGILEEAVSKGILHAHGMYRFFPAQSSGNDIIVYDPKEPGREIKRFTFPRQQVEPYLCLADFLKPVDGGVMDYVGFLVVTAGQGVRELASEWKDKGDYLRSHALQAVALEVAEGLAERVHHMMRDQWGFPDPLDMTMKQRHGARYQGIRVSFGYPACPNLEDQEPLFDLMKPEDIGVQLTEGFMMEPEASVSAMVFAHPEAQYFNVEKS
- the rnz gene encoding ribonuclease Z, which gives rise to MRVMFLGTSAGRPTKARNVTSIALLLPERAGAFWLFDAGEGTQHRLLETRLKLNKLERVFITHLHGDHVYGLPGLLSSRSYFEGAGPLQVFGPAGLKAYIEHAFKMTGARLEYELDIRETAPGRLWQDESFAVDAAELQHRLPCFGYRIEEAAKPGRLDTERLARIGLPPGPLYGRLKRGEDVVLPGGEPVRAAEVVGPPMPGRIVTILGDTRPCDNAVVLAKGAHLLVHEATFAAGMEEKAAAYGHSTIAQAAETAAKAGACRLAVTHFSSRFSPEAVDEMVGSVQDVFPNTVPAEDFLELEVGRPE
- the tlp gene encoding small acid-soluble spore protein Tlp, which codes for MAKPDDRADNVEHLQQAVHNTEENLHEAQHYLDEHAEEISPKEKRDVEAKNEQRQQSMEDMKAEIKDEAKFQSRQED